The DNA region AAATACAGTAGATATGAATCGTGAACGAATAGAGTTTATAAAAAACACTTTAAAATATGAAGAAAATTTAATATTTATAAAAAATGAGATTAAAAATATAATGCATGTATTAAAAGGATAAAACTTATGTCTTTATTTAATATACTCAATATTGCCGGTTCAGCAATGACTGCGCAGTCAGAAAAAATAAATATTATTGCTACAAATTTAGCAAATGCAGAAAGTATAATATATAAGAATGGAAAATATTATCCATATATTGCAAAAAAGGTTATATTTAAAGCATGTAATTCCAATAAAACAGGGATCGGAGGAGTAAAAGTTTCAGAAATAATTAATGATAAAAATCCAATGCAAATGATATACGATCCAATTAATCCTTTATCTAATACAAATGGATATGTTTTAAAATCCAATGTTAATCCAATTGCAGAAACTATAGATCATATTTCAGCGTCAAGAGCTTACCAAGCTAATATAGAA from Buchnera aphidicola (Aphis helianthi) includes:
- the flgC gene encoding flagellar basal body rod protein FlgC, producing MSLFNILNIAGSAMTAQSEKINIIATNLANAESIIYKNGKYYPYIAKKVIFKACNSNKTGIGGVKVSEIINDKNPMQMIYDPINPLSNTNGYVLKSNVNPIAETIDHISASRAYQANIEVLKTAKYIILKTLSIGE